One window from the genome of Nicotiana sylvestris chromosome 9, ASM39365v2, whole genome shotgun sequence encodes:
- the LOC104247966 gene encoding transcription factor bHLH112-like isoform X1, translated as MADEYFQAGVCGESSWWNSTKNIFGLSPCASSIYDDPIGNLISWPISDLLDMKTKIDLSSPSSTLDWNHSANDKLDNTYPSMLQEDINSSLNYQQENGVDCPNKLKRNFSSITEDSSTNSKPMNQDFTYYSDLLQTLFDTDPDQQPQQSFFTNNQPINCTSSNYRQSFNDFAPSLPTSSEIRASLPNITSKSNIEEIRESTSRSLTKNNSNEPSYKRPRIETPSPLPTFKVRKEKMGDRITALQQLVSPFGKTDTASVLQEAIEYIKFLHDQVNVLSNTYMKKGSPTQCQQVREREGLKQDLRSQGLCLVPISSTFPVTAETTMDFWTPTFGATFK; from the exons ATGGCTGATGAATATTTTCAAGCTGGGGTATGTGGAGAAAGCAGTTGGTGGAAttcaacaaaaaatatttttggtttatCACCTTGTGCGTCTTCAATTTATGATGATCCTATTGGAAACTTAATTTCATGGCCAATTAGTGATTTGTTGGACATGAAAACAAAGATTGATCTTTCTTCACCATCATCAACTCTTGATTGGAATCACTCAGC CAATGATAAGTTGGACAACACTTATCCTTCCATGCTACAAGAAGACATCAATTCAAGCCTGAATTACCAGCAAGAAAATGGGGTGGATTGTCCTAATAAATTGAAGAGGAACTTTTCCAGTATAACTGAAGACTCTTCAACCAATTCCAAACCAATGAATCAAGATTTCACTTACTATTCAGATTTGCTGCAAACACTGTTTGATACTGATCCTGATCAACAACCTCAACAATCTTTTTTCACAAACAACCAGCCAATCAATTGTACATCATCAAACTATAGGCAAAGTTTCAATGATTTTGCACCTTCTTTGCCTACTTCAAGTGAAATCCGTGCAAGTCTTCCTAATATAACCTCTAAG TCTAATATTGAAGAAATCCGAGAGTCGACCTCAAGATCACTGACTAAGAATAACAGCAATGAACCATCATATAAACGACCCCGAATTGAGACACCATCACCATTGCCAACTTTTAAG GTCAGAAAAGAGAAAATGGGGGACAGAATAACTGCCCTCCAACAATTGGTTTCACCTTTTGGAAAG ACTGATACAGCTTCAGTTCTCCAAGAAGCAATTGAGTACATCAAGTTTCTTCATGATCAAGTCAAT GTTTTAAGCAACACATATATGAAAAAGGGATCACCCACTCAATGTCAACAG GTCAGGGAACGAGAAGGATTAAAACAAGACTTAAGGAGCCAAGGACTGTGTTTAGTACCAATATCAAGTACTTTCCCAGTAACAGCTGAAACTACAATGGACTTTTGGACGCCAACTTTTGGAGCAACATTCAAGTAA
- the LOC104247966 gene encoding transcription factor bHLH112-like isoform X2, with protein MADEYFQAGVCGESSWWNSTKNIFGLSPCASSIYDDPIGNLISWPISDLLDMKTKIDLSSPSSTLDWNHSANDKLDNTYPSMLQEDINSSLNYQQENGVDCPNKLKRNFSSITEDSSTNSKPMNQDFTYYSDLLQTLFDTDPDQQPQQSFFTNNQPINCTSSNYRQSFNDFAPSLPTSSEIRASLPNITSKSNIEEIRESTSRSLTKNNSNEPSYKRPRIETPSPLPTFKTDTASVLQEAIEYIKFLHDQVNVLSNTYMKKGSPTQCQQVREREGLKQDLRSQGLCLVPISSTFPVTAETTMDFWTPTFGATFK; from the exons ATGGCTGATGAATATTTTCAAGCTGGGGTATGTGGAGAAAGCAGTTGGTGGAAttcaacaaaaaatatttttggtttatCACCTTGTGCGTCTTCAATTTATGATGATCCTATTGGAAACTTAATTTCATGGCCAATTAGTGATTTGTTGGACATGAAAACAAAGATTGATCTTTCTTCACCATCATCAACTCTTGATTGGAATCACTCAGC CAATGATAAGTTGGACAACACTTATCCTTCCATGCTACAAGAAGACATCAATTCAAGCCTGAATTACCAGCAAGAAAATGGGGTGGATTGTCCTAATAAATTGAAGAGGAACTTTTCCAGTATAACTGAAGACTCTTCAACCAATTCCAAACCAATGAATCAAGATTTCACTTACTATTCAGATTTGCTGCAAACACTGTTTGATACTGATCCTGATCAACAACCTCAACAATCTTTTTTCACAAACAACCAGCCAATCAATTGTACATCATCAAACTATAGGCAAAGTTTCAATGATTTTGCACCTTCTTTGCCTACTTCAAGTGAAATCCGTGCAAGTCTTCCTAATATAACCTCTAAG TCTAATATTGAAGAAATCCGAGAGTCGACCTCAAGATCACTGACTAAGAATAACAGCAATGAACCATCATATAAACGACCCCGAATTGAGACACCATCACCATTGCCAACTTTTAAG ACTGATACAGCTTCAGTTCTCCAAGAAGCAATTGAGTACATCAAGTTTCTTCATGATCAAGTCAAT GTTTTAAGCAACACATATATGAAAAAGGGATCACCCACTCAATGTCAACAG GTCAGGGAACGAGAAGGATTAAAACAAGACTTAAGGAGCCAAGGACTGTGTTTAGTACCAATATCAAGTACTTTCCCAGTAACAGCTGAAACTACAATGGACTTTTGGACGCCAACTTTTGGAGCAACATTCAAGTAA